A single region of the Gilliamella apis genome encodes:
- the fabF gene encoding beta-ketoacyl-ACP synthase II — MSKRRVVVTGMGMISPLGNTVESTWQALLAGQSGVELIEHFDTAPFATRFAAMVKDFNGEDYNISRKDARKMDYFIQYGIAAGMQAMQDAGIEVTEENAERIGCAIGSGIGGLGLIEENHSALVNGGPRKISPFFVPSTIVNMIAGHLSIIYGLKGPSITIATACSSGVHNIGHAARMIAYGDADAMLAGGGEKASTPLGIGGFGAARALSTNNDNPKAASRPWDKDRDGFVLGDGAGIMFLEEYEHAKKRGAKIYAEIVGFGMSGDAYHMTSPPENGSGAALAMKCAIRDAGITAEQVGYINAHGTSTPAGDKAETQAVKSIFQENANKVMVSSTKSMIGHLLGAAGAVESIFTVLALRDQAVPPTINLDNPDEGCDLDYVPHTARQVKNLEYALCNSFGFGGTNGSVLFKKI, encoded by the coding sequence GTGTCTAAACGCAGAGTTGTTGTTACTGGAATGGGCATGATATCTCCATTAGGTAATACAGTTGAGTCTACTTGGCAAGCTTTATTAGCAGGTCAAAGTGGCGTAGAACTTATAGAACACTTTGATACAGCCCCTTTTGCAACCCGCTTCGCAGCGATGGTTAAAGACTTTAATGGTGAAGATTATAATATTTCACGTAAAGATGCTCGTAAAATGGATTATTTTATCCAATATGGTATTGCTGCAGGTATGCAAGCAATGCAAGATGCTGGCATTGAAGTTACTGAAGAAAACGCAGAACGCATCGGTTGTGCTATCGGTTCAGGTATTGGTGGACTAGGATTAATTGAAGAAAATCATAGTGCATTAGTCAATGGTGGACCTCGTAAAATTAGCCCATTTTTTGTGCCATCAACAATAGTCAATATGATTGCTGGTCATTTATCAATTATCTACGGATTAAAGGGGCCAAGTATTACTATTGCTACCGCTTGTTCATCGGGCGTGCATAATATTGGTCATGCTGCACGTATGATTGCTTATGGTGATGCCGATGCAATGTTAGCCGGTGGTGGTGAAAAAGCTAGTACACCATTGGGTATTGGTGGTTTTGGTGCTGCACGTGCATTATCAACAAACAATGATAATCCTAAAGCTGCTAGTCGCCCATGGGATAAAGATCGTGATGGTTTTGTGCTTGGTGATGGTGCAGGTATCATGTTCTTAGAAGAATATGAACATGCTAAAAAACGTGGCGCTAAAATTTATGCTGAGATCGTTGGTTTTGGTATGAGTGGCGATGCTTATCATATGACTTCACCTCCAGAAAATGGTAGTGGCGCAGCATTAGCTATGAAATGTGCTATTCGTGATGCAGGTATAACGGCTGAACAAGTTGGATATATTAATGCGCATGGTACGTCAACTCCGGCTGGCGATAAAGCAGAAACGCAAGCAGTTAAAAGTATTTTCCAAGAAAATGCTAATAAAGTAATGGTAAGTTCAACTAAATCAATGATTGGGCATTTATTAGGTGCTGCTGGTGCTGTTGAATCTATCTTTACGGTGCTTGCATTACGTGATCAAGCTGTTCCACCAACAATTAATCTTGATAACCCTGATGAGGGTTGTGATCTGGATTATGTTCCACATACAGCTCGTCAAGTGAAAAACTTAGAATATGCGCTTTGTAATTCATTTGGTTTTGGTGGTACTAACGGTTCAGTTTTATTCAAGAAGATCTAA
- a CDS encoding glycerol dehydrogenase, giving the protein MITTALFPNRYIQGFNAIENSLGEELARLGKKALLLESPSAHKNLSKTIEKSLSDKIESVVDIFNRECSDEEITRIIELAKSQNIDVIVGIGGGKVIDTAKAVAATIHYPCVVVPTLASTDAPCSALSVIYTSTGEFKRYFVLPRNPDVVLVDSKVIANAPARFLVAGMGDALATWFEAEDCRQSKAGNMSGRPGPMTAFALAKFCFEILLKYGVQAKNACEQKVVTSALEHVIEANTLLSGLGFESGGLSAAHAIHNGFTALEATHDYWHGEKVAFGTLAMLMLIDSDPQMIETVYDFCQSVGLPITLAEIGLANVSDDDLMQVAILACAQGESIYNSPAEINPDTVFAAIKAANAEGLRRK; this is encoded by the coding sequence ATGATTACTACTGCACTTTTCCCCAATCGATACATTCAAGGCTTTAATGCAATTGAAAATAGTTTAGGCGAAGAATTAGCGAGACTTGGAAAAAAAGCGTTATTGCTTGAAAGTCCATCTGCCCACAAAAATTTATCTAAAACTATCGAAAAATCACTATCAGATAAGATTGAAAGTGTCGTTGATATTTTTAACCGAGAATGTAGTGATGAAGAAATTACAAGAATAATTGAGTTAGCCAAATCTCAAAACATTGATGTGATTGTTGGTATAGGTGGAGGGAAGGTTATTGATACAGCGAAAGCTGTAGCCGCAACTATTCATTATCCTTGTGTTGTTGTGCCAACGCTTGCCTCAACAGATGCACCTTGCAGTGCTTTATCAGTAATTTACACTTCAACAGGTGAATTTAAACGCTATTTTGTGTTACCAAGAAATCCTGATGTTGTTTTAGTTGATTCAAAAGTTATCGCTAATGCTCCTGCAAGATTTTTAGTTGCAGGTATGGGCGATGCTTTAGCAACTTGGTTTGAAGCCGAAGATTGTAGGCAATCAAAAGCAGGGAATATGAGTGGGCGACCTGGCCCAATGACCGCATTTGCGCTAGCAAAATTTTGTTTTGAAATATTGTTAAAATATGGTGTACAAGCTAAAAATGCCTGTGAACAAAAAGTAGTAACCTCAGCACTGGAACATGTGATCGAAGCTAATACGTTACTTTCTGGATTAGGATTTGAAAGTGGTGGCCTTTCAGCTGCACATGCCATTCATAATGGATTTACTGCATTAGAAGCGACACATGATTACTGGCATGGTGAAAAAGTGGCGTTTGGTACACTTGCTATGTTAATGTTAATTGATAGTGATCCACAAATGATTGAAACCGTTTATGATTTCTGTCAGTCCGTTGGGTTGCCAATCACATTAGCAGAAATTGGCTTAGCTAATGTTAGTGATGATGACTTAATGCAAGTGGCAATTTTAGCTTGTGCGCAAGGTGAGTCAATTTATAATTCTCCTGCTGAAATCAATCCCGACACAGTATTTGCAGCAATAAAAGCTGCAAATGCTGAAGGTTTACGACGCAAATAA
- the acpP gene encoding acyl carrier protein, translating to MSTIEERVKKIIVEQLGVKEDEVKNESSFVEDLGADSLDTVELVMALEEEFDTEIPDEEAEKITTVQSAIDYITANQ from the coding sequence ATGAGCACTATTGAAGAGCGAGTTAAGAAAATTATTGTTGAGCAACTTGGTGTGAAAGAGGACGAAGTTAAGAATGAATCTTCTTTCGTTGAAGATCTTGGCGCTGACTCTCTTGACACAGTTGAATTAGTTATGGCTTTAGAAGAAGAATTTGATACAGAAATTCCTGATGAAGAAGCTGAAAAAATTACAACTGTACAATCAGCAATTGATTATATTACTGCAAATCAATAA